The genomic interval CAAGACGCTGCCCGTGCCGATGATGAACATCATCAACGGCGGCTCGCACTCCGACGCTCCGATCGCTTTCCAGGAGTTCATGATCCGTCCCGTGGGCGCTCCGTCGCTCAAGGAGGGCCTGCGCATGGGCGCCGAGGTATTCCACAACCTCAAGAAAGTGCTCCACGAGCGCGGTCTCTCGACGGCCGTAGGTGACGAGGGCGGTTTCGCTCCCGCACTCAACGGTACCGAGGATGCGCTGGATTCGATCATCAAGGCCATCGAGAAGGCCGGTTACGTCCCCGGAAAGGATGTCATGATCGGTATGGACTGCGCTTCGTCGGAGTTCTACAAGGACGGCATCTACGACTACACGATCTTCGAGGGTGAGAAGGGCGCAAAGCGCACCTCGAAGGAGCAGGTCGAGTACCTCAAGGGCCTGGTTGCCAAATATCCCATCGACTCGATCGAGGACGGTATGTCGGAGAACGACTGGGAAGGCTGGCAGCTGCTCACCGCAGAGCTCGGCGGCAAGTGCCAGCTTGTCGGCGACGACCTCTTCGTAACGAACGTCGAATTCCTGAAGAAGGGTATCGAAATGGGCTGCGCCAACTCGATCCTCATCAAGGTAAACCAGATCGGTACGCTCACCGAGACGCTCGACGCCATCGAAATGGCCCACCGTGCAGGCTATACCTCGGTAACGTCGCACCGCTCGGGTGAGACCGAGGATTCGACGATCGCCGACATCGCCGTGGCTACGAACTCGGGCCAGATCAAGACCGGCTCGATGTCGCGTTCGGACCGTATGGCCAAGTACAACCAGCTGCTCCGCATCGAGGAGGAGCTCGGCGACGAGGCGATCTACGGTTACAAGAAGATCTACCGCAAGTAATTCCGCCGGGGGAGGGAGTGTGGGGTTAGCCCGCTCCGGGCCCCGGATGGAGGGGGAGAGAGGGGTTTTACCCGTGCTCCGGCCCCCGGATAGAGGAGGGAGAGTGGGGTTTGACCCGCTTTAGGCACCGGCTGGGAGGACGAGAGAGGGGGTACCCGCACTTCCGACTCCGGATGCTGGAGGAAGAGAGGGGTTTTACCCGCGCTTCGAATTCCGGATGCTAAAGGGGTGGGGCCGTTGAAACGCTCCGATCTCCGAACTGATGACGACGGGAGGATGCAACCATCCTCCCGTCGTTCGTTCGTCGGGACGGGAGGGGCGGTTGGAGACAGGGGTTGATGCCTGCGGAGTACGAAAATTCTCGATATTTTGCCGAGCCCTTATCGGGTTGTGCTGCTGTTCGTTGGTCGCGCTGTGCCGGAATCTCGGGTGAACGAATGTTACAATTTGTTTGCTTTTTTCGGATCGAGTCGCTATTTTTGTGCATAAATACCGCTTGTATAGCCCTCCAATGCCGATGAAAACTGTAATCTCATCCGAATACGAAGCGCTCTTCCGGCAGCATTTCAGACTGGCGGTGCTCTATGCCGAGCGGATTCTCGGCTCGGTGCACGAGGCGGAGGATGTGGTACAGGAGGTGTTTATCGCCTTGCTCGATGTCGATCTCTCCCAGATCCGCCATCGGGAAAGCTATCTCTATCGGTGTGTGCGGAATGCGGCGCTCGATCGGCTGCACCGTCGGATGAAGACCCGCGTCTTCGACCTCAATTCGCAGGAGATTGTCCGCCTGGCCGATGAGAGCCCGATCCCCGGAGCCGAGGAACAGGCGCTTGTCGAGCAGATCGGACGTATCTATCG from uncultured Alistipes sp. carries:
- a CDS encoding sigma-70 family RNA polymerase sigma factor yields the protein MKTVISSEYEALFRQHFRLAVLYAERILGSVHEAEDVVQEVFIALLDVDLSQIRHRESYLYRCVRNAALDRLHRRMKTRVFDLNSQEIVRLADESPIPGAEEQALVEQIGRIYRRIEALPEQGRRIFKMICIEHKSYVETARLLSLSLHTVKTHMARSFKALRKKGLFLLGLF
- the eno gene encoding phosphopyruvate hydratase yields the protein MQIVEIHAREILDSRGNPTVEVEVRTVSGAFGRAAVPSGASTGENEALELRDGDKNRYLGKGVLNAVKNVNEVIAPAIIGMNVADQVGIDKAMLALDGTPTKSKLGANAILGVSLAVARAAADYFGMPLYRYIGGANAKTLPVPMMNIINGGSHSDAPIAFQEFMIRPVGAPSLKEGLRMGAEVFHNLKKVLHERGLSTAVGDEGGFAPALNGTEDALDSIIKAIEKAGYVPGKDVMIGMDCASSEFYKDGIYDYTIFEGEKGAKRTSKEQVEYLKGLVAKYPIDSIEDGMSENDWEGWQLLTAELGGKCQLVGDDLFVTNVEFLKKGIEMGCANSILIKVNQIGTLTETLDAIEMAHRAGYTSVTSHRSGETEDSTIADIAVATNSGQIKTGSMSRSDRMAKYNQLLRIEEELGDEAIYGYKKIYRK